A stretch of Cicer arietinum cultivar CDC Frontier isolate Library 1 chromosome 5, Cicar.CDCFrontier_v2.0, whole genome shotgun sequence DNA encodes these proteins:
- the LOC101490929 gene encoding uncharacterized protein has translation MQSLKSRSLLFYSPFNYSLHPFLFSFSTASLSTPNQTTILHDFLNSNFNFPKSQSLYISKRISSHTLPLKPLSVLNFFKQIGFSESQIHSIIRQRAQILFSDVDKTLKPKIHLFQQLGFQCSDLCDFISKNPTILTASLNKTLVPSVEAIRKIVCNEKDLIHVLCKCGWILPKYQLFVANAAFLERWGIFGDQLLILLKRQSRLLTATQSSIRNYVLQAVDLGFEENSRMLVHGLHTLACLSSKTFRRKMDFIQGFGFSKDECLQMFKKTPTLLRTSEKKLKVGMEFFLQTVMLPKSALVQRPVILMYSIEDRVFPRYRVFQLLKAQNLCRKVPSFIHVLCLSEDMFLDKYISRFKENAEPLLIAYKGEHYQEA, from the coding sequence ATGCAATCCCTCAAGTCACGCTCTCTCCTTTTTTATTCTCCTTTCAATTACTCACTTCATCCCtttctcttttcattttctACTGCTTCTTTATCAACCCCAAATCAAACCACTATTCTCCACGATTTCCTCAATTCCAATTTCAATTTCCCCAAATCTCAATCCCTTTATATCTCTAAACGCATTTCATCTCACACCCTCCCTCTAAAGCCCTTATCCGTCCTCAACTTTTTCAAACAAATTGGATTCTCCGAATCTCAGATTCACTCTATTATTCGTCAGAGAGCTCAAATACTCTTCTCAGATGTTGATAAAACTCTAAAACCTAAAATTCACCTCTTTCAACAATTGGGTTTCCAATGTTCGGATTTATGCGATTTCATTTCCAAAAATCCCACCATTTTGACTGCTAGTTTGAACAAAACATTGGTACCCTCCGTCGAAGCCATTCGAAAAATTGTTTGCAACGAAAAAGATCTTATTCATGTTTTGTGCAAATGTGGTTGGATACTCCCAAAGTACCAACTTTTTGTCGCCAACGCCGCTTTCCTAGAGAGATGGGGAATTTTTGGTGATCAGCTTTTGATTCTACTCAAACGACAGTCGAGACTTTTGACTGCCACACAATCTTCTATTAGGAACTATGTTTTGCAAGCTGTAGACTTGGGTTTCGAAGAAAATTCAAGAATGTTGGTTCACGGGCTTCATACCTTAGCTTGTTTGAGTTCTAAAACATTTAGGAGGAAGATGGATTTCATTCAGGGTTTTGGGTTTTCTAAAGATGAGTGTTTGCAAATGTTTAAAAAGACTCCAACTTTGCTTAGGACATCGGAGAAGAAATTAAAGGTTGGAATGGAATTCTTCTTGCAGACAGTAATGCTGCCAAAGTCAGCGTTGGTTCAACGGCCTGTGATTTTGATGTATAGCATTGAGGATCGAGTGTTTCCTCGGTATAGAGTTTTTCAGCTTTTGAAAGCACAAAATCTATGTAGGAAGGTTCCAAGCTTTATTCATGTGTTATGTTTGTCTGAAGACATGTTCTTGGACAAGTATATATCAAGGTTTAAAGAAAATGCGGAGCCATTGTTGATAGCGTACAAGGGGGAGCACTATCAAGAAGCATAA